A window of the Pongo abelii isolate AG06213 chromosome 10, NHGRI_mPonAbe1-v2.0_pri, whole genome shotgun sequence genome harbors these coding sequences:
- the FKBP11 gene encoding peptidyl-prolyl cis-trans isomerase FKBP11 produces the protein MTLRPSLLPLHLLLLLLLSAAVCRAEAGLETESPVRTLQVETLVEPPEPCAEPAAFGDTLHIHYTGSLVDGRIIDTSLTRDPLVIELGQKQVIPGLEQSLLDMCVGEKRRAIIPSHLAYGKRGFPPSVPADAVVQYDVELIALIRANYWLKLVKGILPLVGMAMVPALLGLIGYHLYRKANRPKVSKKKLKEEKRNKSKKK, from the exons ATGACCCTGCGCCCCTCACTCCTCCCGCTccatctgctgctgctgctgctgctcagtGCGGCGGTGTGCCGGGCTGAGGCTGGGCTCGAAACCGAAAGTCCCGTCCGGACCCTCCAAGTGGAGACCCTG GTGGAGCCCCCAGAACCATGTGCCGAGCCCGCTGCTTTCGGAGACACGCTTCACATACACTATACG GGAAGCTTGGTAGATGGACGTATTATTGACACCTCCCTGACTAGAGACCCTCTGGTTATAGAACTTGGCCAAAAGCAGGTGATTCCAG GTCTGGAGCAGAGTCTTCTAGACATGTGTGTGGG AGAGAAGCGAAGGGCAATCATTCCTTCTCACTTGGCCTATGGAAAACGGGGATTTCCACCATCTGTCCCAG CGGATGCAGTGGTGCAGTATGACGTGGAGCTGATTGCACTAATCCGAGCCAACTACTGGCTAAAGCTGGTGAAGGGCATTTTGCCTCTGGTAGGGATGGCCATGGTGCCAGCCCTCCTGGGCCTCATTGGGTATCACCTATACAGAAAGGCCAATAGACCCAAAGTCTCCAAAAAGAAGCTCAAGGAAGAGAAACGAAACAAgagcaaaaagaaataa
- the CCDC65 gene encoding dynein regulatory complex subunit 2 isoform X2 — MELEALTKEFETERKTIIDQHEKEIHYLQDIFMAMEQNYIDSEYESKLEFQSMWNDLKNMNLEEKHFLRLHLESIVEDLWRKFQDVLKNYTDATEDRKAAFETLQVKDEKSSKEIEVQMKKIQKLQDAITISKDKIMIHSRESEDENRYIRNDKELVLVQLRKLKAQRTQARAASQKNLVKLTLESNATLKALRKIVDKGEKILKLAEICRKFETEEEKVLPFYSSVLTPKEQEGIQENNLEELTEELTKVMVDYIGMENFWKRYNKVKLEQLSLQHRRAQLLDINGKLREMLKQYLDGISVSDEVLSQLNPLFIVNYQSNLPQPLSIHIGHPGDKQHPTT, encoded by the exons ATGGAGCTGGAAGCCCTaaccaaggagtttgagacagaAAG GAAGACAATTATTGACCAACATGAGAAAGAGATTCACTATCTACAAGATATCTTCATGGCCATGGAACAGAACTATATAGATTCTGAGTATGAAAGCAAGCTGGAGTTCCAGAGCATGTGGAATGATCTCAAAAACATG AATTTAGAAGAGAAGCACTTTCTAAGACTGCACCTGGAGAGCATAGTAGAAGATCTGTGGAGAAAGTTCCAGGATGTACTCAAGAATTACACTGATGCCACAGAGGATCGAAAGGCTGCCTTTGAGACCCTGCAGGTGAAGGATGAGAAGAGCTCCAAAGAGATTGaagtacagatgaaaaaaatacagaaactacaG GATGCCATAACTATTTCAAAAGACAAGATCATGATACACAGCCGTGAGAGTGAAGATGAGAACCGGTATATCCGTAATGACAAGGAATTGGTCCTTGTACAACTGCGAAAACTTAAGGCCCAAAGGACTCAGGCCCGGGCAGCATCCCAGAAGAACTTAGTCAAACTTACTCTGGAAAGTAATGCCACCCTCAAGGCCCTGAGAAAGATTGTTGATAAG GGTGAAAAGATCCTTAAACTTGCTGAAATATGTAGGAAATTTGAAACCGAGGAAGAAAAAGTACTGCCTTTTTATTCATCAGTATTGACTCCTAAGGAGCAGGAGGGGATTCAGGAGAATAATCTAGAAGAGCTTACTGAGGAGCTCACCAAG GTGATGGTGGACTACATAGGAATGGAGAATTTCTGGAAAAGGTACAACAAAGTGAAACTGGAGCAACTGAGCCTCCAACACAGACGAGCCCAGCTGCTAGATATCAATGGGAAGCTGCGGGAGATGCTGAAGCAGTACTTGGATGGCATCTCAGTGAGTGACGAAGTGCTGAGCCAGCTCAACCCACTCTTTATAGTCAACTATCAAAGCAACTTACCCCAGCCCTTGTCCATACATATAGGCCATCCAGGTGATAAACAACATCCAAccacttaa
- the CCDC65 gene encoding dynein regulatory complex subunit 2 isoform X1 yields MPKKEKMAKAHLSDEEQLLLFQQKLLAEEEMAKKKERLLSQFLKDKLAKEEHNSALNLNKINTQWRTVLREVKTRELHKDIEILSQTFERVVDCKDNVIKSLAKDLSEAEEQYARALRSHLHNVDQLLALQRRRLSLLEESYNMELEALTKEFETERKTIIDQHEKEIHYLQDIFMAMEQNYIDSEYESKLEFQSMWNDLKNMNLEEKHFLRLHLESIVEDLWRKFQDVLKNYTDATEDRKAAFETLQVKDEKSSKEIEVQMKKIQKLQDAITISKDKIMIHSRESEDENRYIRNDKELVLVQLRKLKAQRTQARAASQKNLVKLTLESNATLKALRKIVDKGEKILKLAEICRKFETEEEKVLPFYSSVLTPKEQEGIQENNLEELTEELTKVMVDYIGMENFWKRYNKVKLEQLSLQHRRAQLLDINGKLREMLKQYLDGISVSDEVLSQLNPLFIVNYQSNLPQPLSIHIGHPGDKQHPTT; encoded by the exons AtgcctaagaaagaaaaaatggccaAGGCGCACCTGTCCGATGAGGAGCAGCTGCTTCTGTTTCAGCAGAAGTTGCTGGCAGAGGAGGAGATGGCCAAAAAGAAGGAGAGGCTCCTCAGCCAGTTCTTGAAG GACAAGCTGGCCAAGGAGGAACACAACAGTGCTCTAAACCTTAATAAGATTAACACACAGTGGAGAACTGTCCTTCGGGAAGTCAAGACCAGAGAACTTCATAAGGACATTGAGATCCTCAGCCAAACATTTGAACGAGTGGTGGACTGTAAGGACAATGTCATCAAG TCTTTAGCTAAAGACCTGTCCGAAGCCGAGGAGCAGTACGCCCGTGCCCTGCGCAGCCACTTGCACAATGTTGACCAGCTCTTGGCCCTGCAGAGGCGCCGGCTCAGTCTCCTGGAGGAAAGTTACAACATGGAGCTGGAAGCCCTaaccaaggagtttgagacagaAAG GAAGACAATTATTGACCAACATGAGAAAGAGATTCACTATCTACAAGATATCTTCATGGCCATGGAACAGAACTATATAGATTCTGAGTATGAAAGCAAGCTGGAGTTCCAGAGCATGTGGAATGATCTCAAAAACATG AATTTAGAAGAGAAGCACTTTCTAAGACTGCACCTGGAGAGCATAGTAGAAGATCTGTGGAGAAAGTTCCAGGATGTACTCAAGAATTACACTGATGCCACAGAGGATCGAAAGGCTGCCTTTGAGACCCTGCAGGTGAAGGATGAGAAGAGCTCCAAAGAGATTGaagtacagatgaaaaaaatacagaaactacaG GATGCCATAACTATTTCAAAAGACAAGATCATGATACACAGCCGTGAGAGTGAAGATGAGAACCGGTATATCCGTAATGACAAGGAATTGGTCCTTGTACAACTGCGAAAACTTAAGGCCCAAAGGACTCAGGCCCGGGCAGCATCCCAGAAGAACTTAGTCAAACTTACTCTGGAAAGTAATGCCACCCTCAAGGCCCTGAGAAAGATTGTTGATAAG GGTGAAAAGATCCTTAAACTTGCTGAAATATGTAGGAAATTTGAAACCGAGGAAGAAAAAGTACTGCCTTTTTATTCATCAGTATTGACTCCTAAGGAGCAGGAGGGGATTCAGGAGAATAATCTAGAAGAGCTTACTGAGGAGCTCACCAAG GTGATGGTGGACTACATAGGAATGGAGAATTTCTGGAAAAGGTACAACAAAGTGAAACTGGAGCAACTGAGCCTCCAACACAGACGAGCCCAGCTGCTAGATATCAATGGGAAGCTGCGGGAGATGCTGAAGCAGTACTTGGATGGCATCTCAGTGAGTGACGAAGTGCTGAGCCAGCTCAACCCACTCTTTATAGTCAACTATCAAAGCAACTTACCCCAGCCCTTGTCCATACATATAGGCCATCCAGGTGATAAACAACATCCAAccacttaa